The window CCGCAAGGGCAGCCGTTCGAGAAGCCCGCCGAAATGGCAAGCTGAAATTGGCAATTACCGGTGTTGACCGCCAAACAGGAAAAGCCGTTATTTTGCCGATTCAGGTTCCTGCTAAAAATAAACTCCAACGATAAATAAATGGTAAAGAATATGACTACTATGAATATAATGTGTACTGATAAAGAATCATTTCAACATCTAACCCAAACTCTTACTGATATAAATCTAGCATTTAATAAAGAATGTTTAGATAATCTGTCGTATATTGATGAAAAAAAAGGCTCCCCTTTTGGCGCAATGAGAAATATATATAGTGATGTGTATGCGAAAACATCCTATAGCTATTTATTTGAAAAAAATGTTAAAAAATTTAAGCAACATGCCCATATTCTTTCCAAATTAGCTATTCTAAAGAGTGTAAGTTACTTTAATCCGGAACCGTTTTTTTTTCCAGCTGATATGATTAATATTGGAGAACCTATGTTTCCAATGATATTAAGTGACAGCCTGGAAATTAAAGATTTTTTGATACGGAATATTGATTTGATATCCAGTGATACAGAAGCTTTTCTCGATCGATATGATTTAAACCGCCATATGATTTACAACACTTTGCTGATGTTGGGGGGGAAGCAATTGGCTAGGTTGAAGCAACGGAGTCTGAATGTATTGGAGTATCCAAAGCCAACCAAATGGATGCTAAAAAGGATGCACGACTACCATTTTTATCTGGCCTTTGCAGAGCAAGATATTCCTGCCATGCAAGCAGCATTACAACCATTATTTACTCCAAAAAATGCACGAGCGGCAGCGAAAGAAACTTTAACGTATTTTGATTTTTATCTGCAACCTCAAATCGTAGTTTATGCAAAACTGGCATCTATGCACGGCTTTGATTTGGGAATAGACCATGAAATTGCACCGAAAGAATTAATTAACTATGCTCCTCTCGCAGAGGGAGAATATCGGGATATTTTTGATTTTATGAAGCAATACAATTTAAGTTGGCCTTATAAATTTTTGCAGAATTGGGTAGATTACTATACATTTAAAACTGAAAAACTGGAATTCGGTGAACAAACATAGCACAATGCCTAGGCTTATTTAGCAAGCGTAGCCTGCATGATTAGCTGTGTTCCTCAAGGAACACACACGGACTTTCCAAACATTCATCAATATTAAAAATATTAAAGCAAAGGCCGTCTGAAAATTAATTATTTCAGACGGCCTAAAATTAAAAACCGAAATCGAAAAGCTGGCCAAACAGCCCGAATACGCCTACCTGAAACAATTACAGATGGCCAAAGACGTCAACTGGAACCAGGTACAGCTCGAATACCAAAAATGGGACTACAAACACGAAGGCCTTACCGGTGCCGGTGCTGCGATTATCGTTATTATTGTTACCATACTCACATACGGTGCCGGCACCGGCGCCGCAGCCGGTGCCGCAAGTGGTGGAGCCGCCGCAAGTGGCGGAGCCGCAGGAGCAGCTGCCGGTGCCACCGCGGCAACCACAACCATCAGCACCGCAGCCGCAATGAAAGCCGCAGCACTGACCAGCCTTTACAGCCAAACCGCCATCGCCGTTATCAACAACAAAGGCGATATCGGCAAAGCCCTGAAAGACCTTGGTCGCAGCAGCACAGCCAAGCAAGTCGTTACCGCAGCCGTTACCGCCGGCGTATTAAACGGTTTGGGCGATATTGCCGCCAATGCCGGCAACCAAGTAGCGGCCAATACCGGCTACGGTTGGACGGGTACGTTTACCACCAACCTGATTAATTCAAGTGCCGCAGCCGCTACCCACACCGCCATCAACGGCGGCAGCCTGAAAGACAGTTTGGAAAATGCCATATTGAGTGCTTTGGTGCAAACCGGGCATGGTGCAGCGGCGAGCAAGATTAAAGCTTTGGACAACCACCACATCGCCCACAAAGTCGCCCATGCAATGGCCGGTTGTGCGGCGGCGGCAGCGAATAAGGGCAAATGCCAAGATGGCGCGATTGGCGCCGCTGTGGGTGAAATTGTTGGCGAAAAGTTACTGAAC of the Uruburuella testudinis genome contains:
- a CDS encoding Imm49 family immunity protein, with the translated sequence MNIMCTDKESFQHLTQTLTDINLAFNKECLDNLSYIDEKKGSPFGAMRNIYSDVYAKTSYSYLFEKNVKKFKQHAHILSKLAILKSVSYFNPEPFFFPADMINIGEPMFPMILSDSLEIKDFLIRNIDLISSDTEAFLDRYDLNRHMIYNTLLMLGGKQLARLKQRSLNVLEYPKPTKWMLKRMHDYHFYLAFAEQDIPAMQAALQPLFTPKNARAAAKETLTYFDFYLQPQIVVYAKLASMHGFDLGIDHEIAPKELINYAPLAEGEYRDIFDFMKQYNLSWPYKFLQNWVDYYTFKTEKLEFGEQT